The following proteins are encoded in a genomic region of Cryptomeria japonica chromosome 11, Sugi_1.0, whole genome shotgun sequence:
- the LOC131032445 gene encoding AAA-ATPase At2g46620 isoform X1 encodes MIVPASGFVEVIGNLLQNWTVFCHRMVAMDSMTHFWSILGIIALLNNLVITPLFAAVKQLWELVQGRWKCYTFLRIPEYYGSDRVQENGLYNKVKIYVGTLGGTVDTQYANLYTGKNSNDISVALDPGESVEDSFLGAKVWWTQEVIVKNEGVDSVKSFILKIHRRDKMGVLKPYLEHVQAVADDIEQRKKELKLYTNGEKFNRDKWTSVPFRHPATFETIAFDIELKNKIKMDLDAFVRGKQYYHRLGKAWKRGYLLYGPPGTGKSSMIAAMANFLRYDIYDFELTKVNDNSELRMLLMQTRNKSILVIEDIDCSVDLLKRDGGDDDDRQKKKDKEDDSDQENKVTLSGMLNFMDGLWSCCGEERIIVFTTNNKDRLDPALLRPGRMDMHIYFPYCSFSSFKILANNYLGVKDHKLFPNVEEAFQAGVSITPAEVGEILLVNKNSPSRALKVLISALQSASPERPVENGYHRESDRRSLHEIIPRKGGKGTPSDELVLKGRFEQSQEDRGLSFSPNHSFVDLKKLHHLFKRSKSRNMSGDMSPVIKEQ; translated from the coding sequence ATGATAGTACCTGCCTCCGGTTTTGTGGAAGTGATAGGTAATTTGTTGCAGAATTGGACTGTCTTTTGCCACAGGATGGTTGCCATGGATTCCATGACCCATTTCTGGTCCATACTGGGGATTATAGCGCTTCTCAACAATTTGGTCATCACCCCACTTTTCGCTGCTGTGAAACAGTTGTGGGAGTTAGTTCAGGGAAGGTGGAAGTGTTATACGTTTTTGAGGATTCCTGAGTATTATGGCTCTGATAGGGTTCAGGAGAATGGGTTGTATAATAAGGTTAAGATATATGTGGGTACCTTAGGAGGTACGGTGGATACCCAGTATGCTAATTTGTATACTGGTAAGAATTCTAATGATATATCTGTGGCTTTGGATCCAGGGGAGAGTGTTGAGGACAGCTTCCTGGGGGCCAAAGTGTGGTGGACTCAGGAAGTAATTGTGAAGAATGAGGGGGTTGATTCAGTCAAGAGTTTTATATTGAAAATTCACAGGAGGGACAAGATGGGGGTCCTTAAGCCTTACCTTGAGCATGTTCAGGCAGTTGCAGACGACATTGAACAGAGGAAGAAGGAGCTGAAGTTGTATACTAATGGTGAGAAATTCAATAGAGATAAGTGGACCAGTGTGCCTTTTAGGCACCCGGCAACCTTTGAAACCATTGCTTTTGACATTGAACTTAAGAACAAGATTAAGATGGACCTTGATGCCTTTGTTAGGGGAAAGCAATATTATCACAGGTTAGGGAAGGCCTGGAAAAGAGGGTATTTGCTTTATGGGCCTCCCGGGACAGGAAAATCCAGTATGATTGCAGCCATGGCTAATTTCTTGCGTTATGATATCTATGATTTTGAACTCACCAAGGTGAATGATAATTCAGAGTTGAGAATGCTTTTGATGCAGACGAGAAATAAGTCTATCCTTGTAATTGAGGATATTGATTGTTCCGTGGATTTGTTGAAGAgggatggaggtgatgatgatgaCAGGCAGAAGAAGAAGGACAAGGAGGATGACAGTGATCAGGAAAACAAGGTGACTTTGTCTGGGATGCTGAATTTTATGGATGGACTCTGGTCATGCTGCGGTGAGGAAAGAATTATTGTTTTTACTACAAATAATAAAGATAGGTTGGATCCGGCCCTTCTGAGGCCTGGGAGAATGGACATgcatatttattttccatattgttcattttcttcattcaaaaTATTGGCCAATAACTACCTGGGTGTGAAAGATCATAAGCTGTTTCCCAATGTTGAGGAGGCATTTCAGGCTGGGGTTTCTATCACACCGGCCGAGGTTGGAGAAATTCTCTTGGTGAATAAAAATTCTCCTAGCCGGGCACTGAAGGtcctgatcagtgctttgcaatcCGCTAGTCCGGAGCGGCCAGTAGAAAATGGGTATCACCGGGAAAGTGATAGAAGATCTCTGCATGAAATAATTCCCAGGAAGGGAGGCAAGGGCACGCCATCTGATGAATTAGTGTTAAAGGGCAGGTTTGAACAATCACAGGAAGACAGGGGATTATCTTTTAGTCCAAACCACTCTTTCGTCGACTTGAAGAAATTGCATCATTTGTTCAAGAGGAGTAAAAGTCGAAACATGAGTGGTGATATGAGTCCAGTCATTAAAGAGCAGTGA
- the LOC131032445 gene encoding AAA-ATPase At2g46620 isoform X2, whose protein sequence is MVAMDSMTHFWSILGIIALLNNLVITPLFAAVKQLWELVQGRWKCYTFLRIPEYYGSDRVQENGLYNKVKIYVGTLGGTVDTQYANLYTGKNSNDISVALDPGESVEDSFLGAKVWWTQEVIVKNEGVDSVKSFILKIHRRDKMGVLKPYLEHVQAVADDIEQRKKELKLYTNGEKFNRDKWTSVPFRHPATFETIAFDIELKNKIKMDLDAFVRGKQYYHRLGKAWKRGYLLYGPPGTGKSSMIAAMANFLRYDIYDFELTKVNDNSELRMLLMQTRNKSILVIEDIDCSVDLLKRDGGDDDDRQKKKDKEDDSDQENKVTLSGMLNFMDGLWSCCGEERIIVFTTNNKDRLDPALLRPGRMDMHIYFPYCSFSSFKILANNYLGVKDHKLFPNVEEAFQAGVSITPAEVGEILLVNKNSPSRALKVLISALQSASPERPVENGYHRESDRRSLHEIIPRKGGKGTPSDELVLKGRFEQSQEDRGLSFSPNHSFVDLKKLHHLFKRSKSRNMSGDMSPVIKEQ, encoded by the coding sequence ATGGTTGCCATGGATTCCATGACCCATTTCTGGTCCATACTGGGGATTATAGCGCTTCTCAACAATTTGGTCATCACCCCACTTTTCGCTGCTGTGAAACAGTTGTGGGAGTTAGTTCAGGGAAGGTGGAAGTGTTATACGTTTTTGAGGATTCCTGAGTATTATGGCTCTGATAGGGTTCAGGAGAATGGGTTGTATAATAAGGTTAAGATATATGTGGGTACCTTAGGAGGTACGGTGGATACCCAGTATGCTAATTTGTATACTGGTAAGAATTCTAATGATATATCTGTGGCTTTGGATCCAGGGGAGAGTGTTGAGGACAGCTTCCTGGGGGCCAAAGTGTGGTGGACTCAGGAAGTAATTGTGAAGAATGAGGGGGTTGATTCAGTCAAGAGTTTTATATTGAAAATTCACAGGAGGGACAAGATGGGGGTCCTTAAGCCTTACCTTGAGCATGTTCAGGCAGTTGCAGACGACATTGAACAGAGGAAGAAGGAGCTGAAGTTGTATACTAATGGTGAGAAATTCAATAGAGATAAGTGGACCAGTGTGCCTTTTAGGCACCCGGCAACCTTTGAAACCATTGCTTTTGACATTGAACTTAAGAACAAGATTAAGATGGACCTTGATGCCTTTGTTAGGGGAAAGCAATATTATCACAGGTTAGGGAAGGCCTGGAAAAGAGGGTATTTGCTTTATGGGCCTCCCGGGACAGGAAAATCCAGTATGATTGCAGCCATGGCTAATTTCTTGCGTTATGATATCTATGATTTTGAACTCACCAAGGTGAATGATAATTCAGAGTTGAGAATGCTTTTGATGCAGACGAGAAATAAGTCTATCCTTGTAATTGAGGATATTGATTGTTCCGTGGATTTGTTGAAGAgggatggaggtgatgatgatgaCAGGCAGAAGAAGAAGGACAAGGAGGATGACAGTGATCAGGAAAACAAGGTGACTTTGTCTGGGATGCTGAATTTTATGGATGGACTCTGGTCATGCTGCGGTGAGGAAAGAATTATTGTTTTTACTACAAATAATAAAGATAGGTTGGATCCGGCCCTTCTGAGGCCTGGGAGAATGGACATgcatatttattttccatattgttcattttcttcattcaaaaTATTGGCCAATAACTACCTGGGTGTGAAAGATCATAAGCTGTTTCCCAATGTTGAGGAGGCATTTCAGGCTGGGGTTTCTATCACACCGGCCGAGGTTGGAGAAATTCTCTTGGTGAATAAAAATTCTCCTAGCCGGGCACTGAAGGtcctgatcagtgctttgcaatcCGCTAGTCCGGAGCGGCCAGTAGAAAATGGGTATCACCGGGAAAGTGATAGAAGATCTCTGCATGAAATAATTCCCAGGAAGGGAGGCAAGGGCACGCCATCTGATGAATTAGTGTTAAAGGGCAGGTTTGAACAATCACAGGAAGACAGGGGATTATCTTTTAGTCCAAACCACTCTTTCGTCGACTTGAAGAAATTGCATCATTTGTTCAAGAGGAGTAAAAGTCGAAACATGAGTGGTGATATGAGTCCAGTCATTAAAGAGCAGTGA